The sequence below is a genomic window from Candidatus Deferrimicrobium sp..
GACCCAGTGGCGCCAGACGCCGGGGGAGGTGGGGACGTGGAGCTGTCGCGCCTGCTCCGCCGCCTGGGCGAGGTTCCACCCCTCCACATGTTCCATCGCGAGAAAGTAAGCGTCCTCCTCCCGGCCGAAATCGAATACCTGGACAAGGTTGGGATGGGAAAGGGAATCCGCGAGGCGCGCCTCACGGGCGAACAGTTCGCGAAAGCGGGAGTCGTCCGCGTAACGCGGGTGCACCACCTTCAAGGCGACCCGTTTCCGGAACCCCTGC
It includes:
- a CDS encoding protein kinase domain-containing protein, whose translation is MVHPRYADDSRFRELFAREARLADSLSHPNLVQVFDFGREEDAYFLAMEHVEGWNLAQAAEQARQLHVPTSPGVWRHWVDGIGSGLAYLHEKGIVHRDISPSNVLVARNGVVKITDHLGTTCGRPLPGGSGSWRRGSERRPGKGRSLRPA